A genomic region of Dreissena polymorpha isolate Duluth1 chromosome 4, UMN_Dpol_1.0, whole genome shotgun sequence contains the following coding sequences:
- the LOC127878130 gene encoding uncharacterized protein LOC127878130 isoform X2: MVGCRYEIVHLCLENNFIPKTHKRQMATGNDETGSEAAKRNLVVDEAAFEEQFLRCHICREKYDQTDKTPKSLPCNHTFCQPCLTQVFDHSQTNQRRAYTFADDSYEGVLKCPTCRVEIYLSRGEITALPNDHRVIQMMDFLSQVVVKSQNVCSKHERQPLNFFCKTCKVPVCRDCTVLDHKEQSDHVIVDVTKALEENADEFNNVENRSKQLLQGMKSRSDALANASKQLDLLERQLRSKIKDTFIEYRLLLERRQEGQIAILHDMIQKQKSKINARFVDVCTQGSRLQKLYDTFTKARPSNDITKLFTVHTEMKEHEDEFARQSDVNDDELFVACDFEVINEPIFLSEMSCLGDVVQKPDMNLKKPVPAHQLVILDMEERRKQEAQFPDPNDCDDFVVPHAEHERDAYTSGSRSRDRRDRAIERSARQRARDIISQGGRGSRDQDRDVDESEDMELDPNNDVITSTYLLRIASRLNESSANLSEAILDLSADRETTRSPDDESPPGGVTGRSSATRRSVPSPPRARRSGQNVRVVRHPQQHYRPAPDRTDRYIPSSRYDRTNAEQT; the protein is encoded by the exons ATGGTCGGTTGTCGATACGAGATTGTTCATTTATGTTTGGAAAATAACTTTATACCGAAG ACTCACAAGCGGCAAATGGCGACAGGGAACGACGAGACCGGAAGTGAGGCTGCTAAGCGCAACCTGGTGGTGGACGAGGCGGCGTTCGAAGAGCAGTTCCTGCGCTGCCACATCTGCCGGGAGAAGTACGACCAGACAGACAAGACGCCCAAGTCTCTTCCCTGCAACCACACGTTCTGTCAGCCTTGCCTTACACAG GTCTTTGACCACAGTCAAACCAACCAGCGACGGGCGTACACATTTGCAGACGACTCCTACGAAGGGGTCCTGAAATGCCCCACTTGCCGCGTGGAAATCTATCTGAGTCGCGGTGAGATCACTGCGCTCCCTAACGACCATCGGGTCATCCAGATGATGGACTTCCTGTCACAAGTGGTCGTTAAGTCGCAGAACGTCTGCTCGAAGCACGAGCGCCAGCCTCTGAACTTCTTCTGTAAAACATGCAAAGTGCCCGTATGTCGGGACTGCACCGTATTGGACCACAAGGAGCAGTCGGATCACGTGATTGTTGACGTCACCAAGGCGCTCGAGGAAAACGCGGATGAATTCAATAACGTTGAAAATCGAAGTAAACAGCTGTTACAGGGCATGAAAAGTAGGTCAGATGCGCTTGCCAATGCTTCTAAACAGCTGGATTTGTTGGAAAGGCAGCTACGCAGTAAAATCAAGGACACGTTTATCGAGTATCGTCTTCTGCTGGAACGCCGCCAGGAGGGTCAGATAGCAATTCTGCACGACATGATACAGAAACAAAAATCGAAGATAAACGCTCGGTTTGTTGACGTTTGCACCCAAGGGTCGCGTTTACAAAAACTGTATGACACTTTCACGAAAGCGAGGCCATCGAATGACATAACAAAACTGTTTACCGTCCACACTGAAATGAAGGAACATGAGGATGAATTCGCGCGTCAGTCCGATGTCAACGATGACGAACTGTTTGTAGCCTGCGATTTTGAAGTTATAAACGAGCCGATTTTCTTGTCTGAAATGAGTTGTCTCGGTGACGTCGTGCAAAAGCCGGATATGAATCTAAAGAAACCAGTACCAGCCCACCAGCTTGTGATACTCGATATGGAAGAGAGGCGGAAGCAAGAGGCCCAGTTTCCGGACCCGAACGACTGCGATGACTTTGTTGTACCGCATGCGGAGCACGAGCGAGATGCGTACACGAGTGGGTCAAGATCGCGTGATCGCCGAGACCGCGCTATAGAGCGCTCCGCCCGGCAAAGAGCGCGCGATATAATATCCCAGGGTGGTCGTGGGTCAAGAGACCAAGACCGCGACGTAGACGAGTCTGAAGATATGGAACTCGACCCTAACAATGACGTCATCACGTCGACGTATTTGCTGCGAATCGCTTCTCGGCTGAACGAAAGTTCGGCGAATTTGTCCGAAGCCATACTGGATCTGTCCGCCGACCGAGAAACCACGCGGTCTCCGGACGACGAAAGCCCGCCCGGGGGTGTGACTGGTCGCTCCAGCGCAACGCGGCGGTCCGTGCCCTCACCCCCTCGCGCGCGCAGGTCCGGGCAGAATGTGCGAGTTGTGCGCCATCCGCAGCAGCATTATCGACCGGCGCCGGACCGAACTGACCGATATATTCCATCGTCCAGGTACGATAGGACGAACGCCGAGCAGACGTAA
- the LOC127878130 gene encoding uncharacterized protein LOC127878130 isoform X1 has translation MVTNRCLPTHKRQMATGNDETGSEAAKRNLVVDEAAFEEQFLRCHICREKYDQTDKTPKSLPCNHTFCQPCLTQVFDHSQTNQRRAYTFADDSYEGVLKCPTCRVEIYLSRGEITALPNDHRVIQMMDFLSQVVVKSQNVCSKHERQPLNFFCKTCKVPVCRDCTVLDHKEQSDHVIVDVTKALEENADEFNNVENRSKQLLQGMKSRSDALANASKQLDLLERQLRSKIKDTFIEYRLLLERRQEGQIAILHDMIQKQKSKINARFVDVCTQGSRLQKLYDTFTKARPSNDITKLFTVHTEMKEHEDEFARQSDVNDDELFVACDFEVINEPIFLSEMSCLGDVVQKPDMNLKKPVPAHQLVILDMEERRKQEAQFPDPNDCDDFVVPHAEHERDAYTSGSRSRDRRDRAIERSARQRARDIISQGGRGSRDQDRDVDESEDMELDPNNDVITSTYLLRIASRLNESSANLSEAILDLSADRETTRSPDDESPPGGVTGRSSATRRSVPSPPRARRSGQNVRVVRHPQQHYRPAPDRTDRYIPSSRYDRTNAEQT, from the exons ACTCACAAGCGGCAAATGGCGACAGGGAACGACGAGACCGGAAGTGAGGCTGCTAAGCGCAACCTGGTGGTGGACGAGGCGGCGTTCGAAGAGCAGTTCCTGCGCTGCCACATCTGCCGGGAGAAGTACGACCAGACAGACAAGACGCCCAAGTCTCTTCCCTGCAACCACACGTTCTGTCAGCCTTGCCTTACACAG GTCTTTGACCACAGTCAAACCAACCAGCGACGGGCGTACACATTTGCAGACGACTCCTACGAAGGGGTCCTGAAATGCCCCACTTGCCGCGTGGAAATCTATCTGAGTCGCGGTGAGATCACTGCGCTCCCTAACGACCATCGGGTCATCCAGATGATGGACTTCCTGTCACAAGTGGTCGTTAAGTCGCAGAACGTCTGCTCGAAGCACGAGCGCCAGCCTCTGAACTTCTTCTGTAAAACATGCAAAGTGCCCGTATGTCGGGACTGCACCGTATTGGACCACAAGGAGCAGTCGGATCACGTGATTGTTGACGTCACCAAGGCGCTCGAGGAAAACGCGGATGAATTCAATAACGTTGAAAATCGAAGTAAACAGCTGTTACAGGGCATGAAAAGTAGGTCAGATGCGCTTGCCAATGCTTCTAAACAGCTGGATTTGTTGGAAAGGCAGCTACGCAGTAAAATCAAGGACACGTTTATCGAGTATCGTCTTCTGCTGGAACGCCGCCAGGAGGGTCAGATAGCAATTCTGCACGACATGATACAGAAACAAAAATCGAAGATAAACGCTCGGTTTGTTGACGTTTGCACCCAAGGGTCGCGTTTACAAAAACTGTATGACACTTTCACGAAAGCGAGGCCATCGAATGACATAACAAAACTGTTTACCGTCCACACTGAAATGAAGGAACATGAGGATGAATTCGCGCGTCAGTCCGATGTCAACGATGACGAACTGTTTGTAGCCTGCGATTTTGAAGTTATAAACGAGCCGATTTTCTTGTCTGAAATGAGTTGTCTCGGTGACGTCGTGCAAAAGCCGGATATGAATCTAAAGAAACCAGTACCAGCCCACCAGCTTGTGATACTCGATATGGAAGAGAGGCGGAAGCAAGAGGCCCAGTTTCCGGACCCGAACGACTGCGATGACTTTGTTGTACCGCATGCGGAGCACGAGCGAGATGCGTACACGAGTGGGTCAAGATCGCGTGATCGCCGAGACCGCGCTATAGAGCGCTCCGCCCGGCAAAGAGCGCGCGATATAATATCCCAGGGTGGTCGTGGGTCAAGAGACCAAGACCGCGACGTAGACGAGTCTGAAGATATGGAACTCGACCCTAACAATGACGTCATCACGTCGACGTATTTGCTGCGAATCGCTTCTCGGCTGAACGAAAGTTCGGCGAATTTGTCCGAAGCCATACTGGATCTGTCCGCCGACCGAGAAACCACGCGGTCTCCGGACGACGAAAGCCCGCCCGGGGGTGTGACTGGTCGCTCCAGCGCAACGCGGCGGTCCGTGCCCTCACCCCCTCGCGCGCGCAGGTCCGGGCAGAATGTGCGAGTTGTGCGCCATCCGCAGCAGCATTATCGACCGGCGCCGGACCGAACTGACCGATATATTCCATCGTCCAGGTACGATAGGACGAACGCCGAGCAGACGTAA
- the LOC127878130 gene encoding uncharacterized protein LOC127878130 isoform X3, which translates to MATGNDETGSEAAKRNLVVDEAAFEEQFLRCHICREKYDQTDKTPKSLPCNHTFCQPCLTQVFDHSQTNQRRAYTFADDSYEGVLKCPTCRVEIYLSRGEITALPNDHRVIQMMDFLSQVVVKSQNVCSKHERQPLNFFCKTCKVPVCRDCTVLDHKEQSDHVIVDVTKALEENADEFNNVENRSKQLLQGMKSRSDALANASKQLDLLERQLRSKIKDTFIEYRLLLERRQEGQIAILHDMIQKQKSKINARFVDVCTQGSRLQKLYDTFTKARPSNDITKLFTVHTEMKEHEDEFARQSDVNDDELFVACDFEVINEPIFLSEMSCLGDVVQKPDMNLKKPVPAHQLVILDMEERRKQEAQFPDPNDCDDFVVPHAEHERDAYTSGSRSRDRRDRAIERSARQRARDIISQGGRGSRDQDRDVDESEDMELDPNNDVITSTYLLRIASRLNESSANLSEAILDLSADRETTRSPDDESPPGGVTGRSSATRRSVPSPPRARRSGQNVRVVRHPQQHYRPAPDRTDRYIPSSRYDRTNAEQT; encoded by the exons ATGGCGACAGGGAACGACGAGACCGGAAGTGAGGCTGCTAAGCGCAACCTGGTGGTGGACGAGGCGGCGTTCGAAGAGCAGTTCCTGCGCTGCCACATCTGCCGGGAGAAGTACGACCAGACAGACAAGACGCCCAAGTCTCTTCCCTGCAACCACACGTTCTGTCAGCCTTGCCTTACACAG GTCTTTGACCACAGTCAAACCAACCAGCGACGGGCGTACACATTTGCAGACGACTCCTACGAAGGGGTCCTGAAATGCCCCACTTGCCGCGTGGAAATCTATCTGAGTCGCGGTGAGATCACTGCGCTCCCTAACGACCATCGGGTCATCCAGATGATGGACTTCCTGTCACAAGTGGTCGTTAAGTCGCAGAACGTCTGCTCGAAGCACGAGCGCCAGCCTCTGAACTTCTTCTGTAAAACATGCAAAGTGCCCGTATGTCGGGACTGCACCGTATTGGACCACAAGGAGCAGTCGGATCACGTGATTGTTGACGTCACCAAGGCGCTCGAGGAAAACGCGGATGAATTCAATAACGTTGAAAATCGAAGTAAACAGCTGTTACAGGGCATGAAAAGTAGGTCAGATGCGCTTGCCAATGCTTCTAAACAGCTGGATTTGTTGGAAAGGCAGCTACGCAGTAAAATCAAGGACACGTTTATCGAGTATCGTCTTCTGCTGGAACGCCGCCAGGAGGGTCAGATAGCAATTCTGCACGACATGATACAGAAACAAAAATCGAAGATAAACGCTCGGTTTGTTGACGTTTGCACCCAAGGGTCGCGTTTACAAAAACTGTATGACACTTTCACGAAAGCGAGGCCATCGAATGACATAACAAAACTGTTTACCGTCCACACTGAAATGAAGGAACATGAGGATGAATTCGCGCGTCAGTCCGATGTCAACGATGACGAACTGTTTGTAGCCTGCGATTTTGAAGTTATAAACGAGCCGATTTTCTTGTCTGAAATGAGTTGTCTCGGTGACGTCGTGCAAAAGCCGGATATGAATCTAAAGAAACCAGTACCAGCCCACCAGCTTGTGATACTCGATATGGAAGAGAGGCGGAAGCAAGAGGCCCAGTTTCCGGACCCGAACGACTGCGATGACTTTGTTGTACCGCATGCGGAGCACGAGCGAGATGCGTACACGAGTGGGTCAAGATCGCGTGATCGCCGAGACCGCGCTATAGAGCGCTCCGCCCGGCAAAGAGCGCGCGATATAATATCCCAGGGTGGTCGTGGGTCAAGAGACCAAGACCGCGACGTAGACGAGTCTGAAGATATGGAACTCGACCCTAACAATGACGTCATCACGTCGACGTATTTGCTGCGAATCGCTTCTCGGCTGAACGAAAGTTCGGCGAATTTGTCCGAAGCCATACTGGATCTGTCCGCCGACCGAGAAACCACGCGGTCTCCGGACGACGAAAGCCCGCCCGGGGGTGTGACTGGTCGCTCCAGCGCAACGCGGCGGTCCGTGCCCTCACCCCCTCGCGCGCGCAGGTCCGGGCAGAATGTGCGAGTTGTGCGCCATCCGCAGCAGCATTATCGACCGGCGCCGGACCGAACTGACCGATATATTCCATCGTCCAGGTACGATAGGACGAACGCCGAGCAGACGTAA
- the LOC127878135 gene encoding protein SGT1 homolog isoform X1 produces the protein MASELFQKGNDQFIYEQYEKAITLYTQALELERNRDDIFCNRAQAYFKLEKYKETVEDASEALRMNSSNVKAYHRKGTGLFYLEDYVSAKEAFEAGLKYSDEDSFNFPLWIKKCEAEIDLQKNGAGVEQGVGVSEVKQTSGATAEPMEVKQEVPPEPVKPTIRHDWYQTPTHVIVNIFYKNCKQEDASIDIQDRLLQADLVLPDREPYQLKFSPLAHPIDPSASSYKILKTKIEVKMKKREGLQWKVLESEDEEAALTLHPATDPQAYPTSAHYTRNWDKLSKQAEEEEKKDKKEGDAALNELFQQIYKDGTDETKKAMMKSFYESGGTVLSTNWGEIGKAKTEVKPPDGMEFKKWNS, from the exons ATGGCGTCTGAATTATTTCA GAAAGGAAATGATCAATTCATCTACGAACAATACGAAAAGGCGATCACG CTATATACACAGGCCTTAGAACTGGAAAGAAATAGAGATGATATATTCTGCAACAGAGCACAAGCCTACTTTAAACTAGAGAAGTACAAAG AGACAGTTGAGGATGCATCAGAAGCACTTCGCATGAATTCCAGCAATGTTAAAGCCTACCACAGAAAAGG AACTGGATTATTTTACCTTGAAGATTATGTGTCTGCCAAAGAAGCATTTGAGGCAGGATTgaaatattctg ATGAAGACAGCTTTAACTTCCCATTGTGGATAAAGAAATGCGAAGCTGAGATAGATT TACAGAAGAATGGTGCAGGAGTTGAGCAGGGTGTGGGTgtgtcagaggtcaag CAGACTTCAGGCGCCACAGCGGAACCAATGGAAGTCAAGCAGGAAGTCCCCCCTGAACCTGTCAAACCAAC AATCCGCCATGACTGGTATCAGACCCCAACTCATGTAAtagtaaacattttttacaagaaCTGTAAGCAAGAGGATGCAAGCATTGATATTCAAGACCGCTTA CTGCAGGCAGACCTTGTGTTACCAGACAGGGAGCCATACCAGCTCAAGTTCTCTCCCCTGGCACATCCCATAGATCCAAGTGCCTCCTCATACAAGATCCTGAAAACTAAG ATAGAGGTGAAGATGAAAAAGCGTGAAGGCCTGCAATGGAAGGTGCTGGAGTCTGAGGACGAGGAGGCAGCACTCACTCTACATCCAG CCACTGACCCTCAGGCGTACCCAACCTCAGCCCACTACACGAGGAATTGGGACAAGCTGAGCAAGCAGGCAGAGGAAGAGGAGAAGAAGGATAAGAAGGAAGGGGACGCAGCACTCAACGAGCTCTTCCAGCAGATCTATAAAGATGGCACAGACGAAACAAAGAAGGCCATGATGAAGTCATTT TACGAGTCAGGAGGTACCGTGTTGAGTACCAACTGGGGCGAGATTGGTAAGGCGAAGACTGAGGTGAAGCCCCCAGACGGGATGGAGTTCAAAAAGTGGAACTCATAA
- the LOC127878135 gene encoding protein SGT1 homolog isoform X2, protein MASELFQKGNDQFIYEQYEKAITLYTQALELERNRDDIFCNRAQAYFKLEKYKETVEDASEALRMNSSNVKAYHRKGTGLFYLEDYVSAKEAFEAGLKYSDEDSFNFPLWIKKCEAEIDLQKNGAGVEQGVGVSEVKTSGATAEPMEVKQEVPPEPVKPTIRHDWYQTPTHVIVNIFYKNCKQEDASIDIQDRLLQADLVLPDREPYQLKFSPLAHPIDPSASSYKILKTKIEVKMKKREGLQWKVLESEDEEAALTLHPATDPQAYPTSAHYTRNWDKLSKQAEEEEKKDKKEGDAALNELFQQIYKDGTDETKKAMMKSFYESGGTVLSTNWGEIGKAKTEVKPPDGMEFKKWNS, encoded by the exons ATGGCGTCTGAATTATTTCA GAAAGGAAATGATCAATTCATCTACGAACAATACGAAAAGGCGATCACG CTATATACACAGGCCTTAGAACTGGAAAGAAATAGAGATGATATATTCTGCAACAGAGCACAAGCCTACTTTAAACTAGAGAAGTACAAAG AGACAGTTGAGGATGCATCAGAAGCACTTCGCATGAATTCCAGCAATGTTAAAGCCTACCACAGAAAAGG AACTGGATTATTTTACCTTGAAGATTATGTGTCTGCCAAAGAAGCATTTGAGGCAGGATTgaaatattctg ATGAAGACAGCTTTAACTTCCCATTGTGGATAAAGAAATGCGAAGCTGAGATAGATT TACAGAAGAATGGTGCAGGAGTTGAGCAGGGTGTGGGTgtgtcagaggtcaag ACTTCAGGCGCCACAGCGGAACCAATGGAAGTCAAGCAGGAAGTCCCCCCTGAACCTGTCAAACCAAC AATCCGCCATGACTGGTATCAGACCCCAACTCATGTAAtagtaaacattttttacaagaaCTGTAAGCAAGAGGATGCAAGCATTGATATTCAAGACCGCTTA CTGCAGGCAGACCTTGTGTTACCAGACAGGGAGCCATACCAGCTCAAGTTCTCTCCCCTGGCACATCCCATAGATCCAAGTGCCTCCTCATACAAGATCCTGAAAACTAAG ATAGAGGTGAAGATGAAAAAGCGTGAAGGCCTGCAATGGAAGGTGCTGGAGTCTGAGGACGAGGAGGCAGCACTCACTCTACATCCAG CCACTGACCCTCAGGCGTACCCAACCTCAGCCCACTACACGAGGAATTGGGACAAGCTGAGCAAGCAGGCAGAGGAAGAGGAGAAGAAGGATAAGAAGGAAGGGGACGCAGCACTCAACGAGCTCTTCCAGCAGATCTATAAAGATGGCACAGACGAAACAAAGAAGGCCATGATGAAGTCATTT TACGAGTCAGGAGGTACCGTGTTGAGTACCAACTGGGGCGAGATTGGTAAGGCGAAGACTGAGGTGAAGCCCCCAGACGGGATGGAGTTCAAAAAGTGGAACTCATAA